A region of Rhizobium binae DNA encodes the following proteins:
- the tnpA gene encoding IS66-like element accessory protein TnpA, translating into MEVLTTRKSGREVNRHWPDDVKAQIVSESLRSGVMVNEVAERHGLKPNHLSTWRTMARQGKLVLPAPEDAVEFAAVIVDPPVSETQIKKASRPEIIVGSVTIRLEEGASAARIAAVARTLAVPA; encoded by the coding sequence TTGGAGGTTCTCACGACCAGGAAGTCTGGACGTGAGGTGAATCGGCATTGGCCGGACGACGTCAAGGCGCAGATCGTTTCGGAAAGTCTTCGGTCAGGCGTGATGGTCAATGAGGTCGCAGAGCGACACGGCCTGAAGCCGAACCACCTCTCGACTTGGAGAACGATGGCACGGCAGGGCAAGCTGGTTCTGCCTGCACCCGAGGATGCGGTGGAATTCGCAGCGGTGATCGTCGATCCACCGGTTTCGGAAACGCAGATCAAGAAAGCCAGCCGTCCCGAGATCATTGTTGGCTCCGTCACGATCCGTTTGGAAGAAGGTGCGTCTGCCGCCCGGATCGCGGCTGTCGCGCGTACCTTAGCGGTCCCGGCATGA
- the tnpB gene encoding IS66 family insertion sequence element accessory protein TnpB (TnpB, as the term is used for proteins encoded by IS66 family insertion elements, is considered an accessory protein, since TnpC, encoded by a neighboring gene, is a DDE family transposase.) has product MIFPSNRVRIMVATKPVDFRKGHDGLAALVKNELHKDPFTGTVFVFRSRKADRLKLIYWDGSGLVMAYKRLEEHTFTWPGVRDGLMTLGHAQFEALFAGLDWRRVRSVEARQPEAIE; this is encoded by the coding sequence ATGATCTTTCCATCGAACCGGGTTCGGATCATGGTGGCCACCAAGCCGGTCGACTTCCGCAAGGGCCACGATGGATTGGCAGCGCTGGTCAAGAACGAGTTGCATAAGGACCCGTTCACAGGGACGGTCTTCGTATTCCGATCCCGGAAAGCAGATCGATTGAAGCTGATCTACTGGGATGGCAGCGGATTGGTGATGGCCTACAAGCGGCTGGAGGAACACACCTTCACCTGGCCGGGTGTCAGGGATGGTCTAATGACGCTGGGCCACGCACAGTTCGAAGCGCTGTTTGCAGGCCTCGACTGGCGTCGAGTCCGTTCCGTAGAGGCGAGACAGCCCGAGGCCATCGAATAG
- the tnpC gene encoding IS66 family transposase — protein sequence MLDATDLPDDIAALKAMLIAAQAREVRKDDRIERLEKLVAAFKQAAFGRKSEKADPEQFDLALEDLETAIAAIHAEDEADSPSGKPQPKPRATNRGSLPAHLPRIEEIIEPESLICACGGGLHCIGEDVSERLDVIPAQFRVVVTRRPKYACRSCTDGVAQAPAPARLIHAGLPTEATIAHVLVSKYADHLPLYRQAQIMSRQGIDLDRSTLADWVGRAAFELRPVFDALIADLKRSTKLFMDETRAPVLDPGSRKTKTGYFWALARDDRPWGGGAPPGVAFTYAPGRGGQHAERILQGFTGVLQVDGYAGYNRLIAPDRVGPDIRLAHCWAHARRKLVEITRTGTTPIAEEGVKRIGELYRIEAELRGFDADARLAGRQARLAPLIADMRTWLTHHRARVAGKSPLGEALAYIAKYWDGLCLLLTDGRIEIDNNSVERTIRPIALNRKNALFAGHDAGAENLATIATLIETCKVNGVDPFAYLTATLTSIVNGHKQSRVNELMPWNFARRTSE from the coding sequence ATGTTGGACGCCACTGATCTTCCCGATGATATTGCTGCCCTGAAGGCGATGCTGATTGCGGCGCAAGCGCGTGAAGTTCGCAAGGATGACCGGATCGAGCGACTGGAGAAGCTGGTCGCGGCTTTCAAGCAAGCAGCCTTCGGTCGCAAATCTGAGAAGGCCGATCCTGAACAATTCGATCTCGCATTGGAGGACCTGGAAACGGCCATTGCGGCGATCCATGCCGAAGATGAAGCCGATAGCCCCTCTGGGAAGCCGCAGCCTAAACCCCGTGCCACCAATCGCGGCTCTCTTCCCGCTCATCTTCCTCGCATCGAGGAGATCATCGAACCGGAAAGCCTGATCTGCGCCTGTGGTGGCGGCCTGCATTGCATTGGTGAAGACGTCTCCGAGCGGCTGGATGTCATTCCGGCGCAATTTCGCGTCGTTGTCACACGTCGCCCCAAATATGCCTGCCGCTCCTGCACCGACGGCGTTGCCCAGGCTCCAGCGCCTGCACGACTGATCCATGCAGGATTACCGACCGAGGCGACCATCGCGCATGTGCTGGTTTCCAAATATGCCGACCATCTGCCGCTCTACCGACAAGCCCAGATCATGAGCCGACAGGGCATCGACCTTGACCGTTCGACGCTCGCCGACTGGGTCGGTCGGGCAGCATTCGAACTACGCCCGGTCTTCGACGCCCTGATCGCCGATTTGAAGCGGTCGACAAAGCTCTTCATGGACGAGACCCGTGCGCCGGTCCTCGATCCCGGCTCCCGCAAAACCAAGACCGGATACTTCTGGGCATTGGCGCGTGACGACCGACCTTGGGGCGGAGGTGCTCCGCCTGGTGTGGCCTTTACCTATGCACCGGGTCGCGGCGGCCAGCATGCCGAACGGATACTGCAAGGGTTTACGGGCGTCCTTCAGGTGGACGGCTACGCCGGATATAATCGGCTGATTGCGCCGGATCGCGTTGGGCCCGACATCCGGCTAGCTCATTGCTGGGCCCATGCTCGGCGTAAGCTGGTCGAGATCACCCGTACCGGCACAACACCGATTGCTGAGGAAGGGGTGAAGCGGATCGGCGAACTCTATCGCATCGAAGCAGAACTGCGCGGTTTCGATGCCGACGCTCGCCTCGCTGGAAGGCAGGCACGGTTAGCGCCATTGATAGCCGACATGCGGACTTGGCTCACCCATCATCGTGCCCGCGTCGCGGGCAAGTCGCCGCTTGGCGAAGCGCTGGCCTATATCGCCAAATACTGGGACGGCCTCTGTCTCTTGCTCACCGATGGTCGCATCGAGATCGACAACAATTCCGTCGAACGAACCATTCGGCCAATAGCCCTCAATCGCAAGAACGCGCTCTTCGCCGGACACGACGCCGGAGCGGAGAACTTGGCGACCATCGCCACGCTCATCGAAACTTGTAAGGTCAATGGCGTCGATCCATTTGCGTATCTGACCGCCACGCTCACCTCCATTGTCAATGGCCACAAACAGAGCCGGGTGAATGAGCTTATGCCGTGGAACTTCGCAAGACGAACAAGCGAGTGA